From a single Notolabrus celidotus isolate fNotCel1 chromosome 7, fNotCel1.pri, whole genome shotgun sequence genomic region:
- the tbck gene encoding TBC domain-containing protein kinase-like protein isoform X2 — MRPLKDAQVGAFTFFASALPHDVCGSNGLPLTPNSIKILGRFQILKTITHPRLCQYVDISRGKHERLIVVAEHYESSLNDFQKQGKSASPEKVLKVAYEVLEGLEFMNKHGMVHRALSAQNVLMDCKGNIKLAKFGLYHMTDHGADVDFPIGYPSYLAPEVIAQGSFHPSDSFHNNTPLPSGPKTDVWSLGVLLFELCAGRRLLQNIEISERLKFILTLGCMDDIVTVLAEEHGCLDTIKELPENVLELLRKCLTFLPSKRPTPAELLGDLVFNGVSCLYTPFQKPVSLFSSSLRCAHLELPEDISDLCKDDDDDYLSERAIDEVYHLWCLAGGDLEKELTNKEIIQSKPPICTLPNFVLEDGESFGQGRDRSFLLDDTTVTLSLCQLRNRLKDVAGEAYYPLLEDEQSNLPQSNSSNELSSTVKLPLIIRERDTEYQLIRIILFDRLLKAYPYKKNLVWKEARVDIPPLVRGLAWAALLGIEGDIQAKYESIDKDTPIPTDRQIEVDIPRCHQYDELLSSPQGHIKFRRVLKAWVVSHPELVYWQGLDSLCAPFLYLNFNNEALAYACMSAFIPKYLYNFFLKDNSHVIQEYLTVFSQMIAFHDPELSNHLNEIGFIPDLYAIPWFLTMFTHVFPLHKIFHLWDTLLLGNSSFPFCIGVAILQQLRDRLLANGFNECILLFSDLPEHTPHAPHACYYKSCMRYTRESPDAGWTP; from the exons ATGAGGCCCCTCAAAGATGCCCAGGTGGGGGCCTTCACCTTCTTTGCTTCAGCTCTTCCTCATGACGTCTGTGGGAGCAATGGCCTTCCTCTTACCCCCAACTCCATCAAAATCCTCGGACGTTTCCAGATCCTCAAGACCATTACTCACCCTAGACTCTGCCAATACGTGGACATTTCAAGAGGAAAACATG AGAGGCTGATTGTTGTTGCTGAACATTATGAAAGCAGTTTAAATGATTTCCAAAAACAGGGGAAATCAGCCAG CCCGGAGAAGGTTCTGAAAGTTGCCTATGAGGTCCTTGAAGGTCTGGAGTTTATGAACAAACATGGCATGGTGCACAGAGCCCTCAGTGCGCAGAATGTGCTCATGGACTGCAAG ggAAATATCAAGCTGGCAAAGTTTGGCCTTTATCACATGACTGATCATGGAGCCGATGTAGATTTTCCCATTGG GTACCCATCATACCTTGCTCCTGAGGTGATTGCTCAGGGCTCCTTCCACCCCAGTGACTCATTCCATAACAACACTCCTCTGCCCTCAGGACCAAAGACTGATGTGTGGTCACTTGGAGTTCTGCTCTTTGAATTGTGCGCT GGCAGGCGACTGCTGCAGAATATTGAAATAAGTGAGAGGCTGAAATTTATTCTGACCTTGG GTTGCATGGACGACATTGTTACTGTCCTTGCTGAGGAACATGGTTGCCTGGATACCATTAAG gagCTGCCGGAGAATGTGCTGGAGTTGTTAAGGAAATGCCTGACCTTTCTCCCATCCAAAAG GCCGACCCCTGCAGAGCTGCTGGGAGACCTTGTGTTTAATGGCGTCTCCTGCCTCTATACGCCCTTCCAGAAGCCTGTTAGCctgttctcctcttctctgcgCTGTGCACATCTAGAGCTCCCTGAGGACATCAGTGACCTTTGCAAAG atgatgatgatgactacCTGTCTGAGCGGGCCATTGATGAGGTGTACCATCTGTGGTGCCTGGCAGGAGGAGATCTGGAGAAAGAGCTGACCAACAAAGAGATCATTCAGTCCAAACCTCCAATCTGCACCCTGCCCAA TTTTGTCCTGGAAGATGGGGAGTCATTTGGCCAAGGAAGGGATAGAAGTTTCTTGCTTGACGACACAACGGTGACACTGTCTCTGTGCCAACTCAGAAAC aGGCTGAAAGATGTAGCAGGAGAAGCCTATTACCCTCTACTGGAAGACGA ACAGTCAAATTTGCCCCAGTCCAACAGCAGCAACGAGCTGTCGTCCACCGTCAAGCTGCCGCTCATCATCCGAGAGAGAGACACCGAGTACCAACTCATCCGCATCATCCTCTTTGACAGGCTACTCAAG GCATATCCATACAAAAAGAACCTTGTGTGGAAGGAGGCCAGAGTGGATATCCCCCCTCTTGTTCGAGGACTGGCATGGGCAGCACTGCTGGGCATTGAG GGAGACATTCAAGCCAAATATGAGAGCATAGACAAAGATACTCCCATAccgacggacaggcag ATTGAGGTGGACATCCCACGCTGCCACCAGTACGATGAGCTGCTGTCGTCTCCTCAGGGCCATATCAAGTTCAGACGGGTGCTGAAAGCCTGGGTGGTCTCCCACCCTGAGCTGGTGTACTGGCAGG GTTTGGATTCTCTTTGTGCTCCATTCCTCTACTTGAATTTCAATAATGAAG CCCTGGCTTATGCCTGCATGTCTGCCTTCATCCCCAAATATTTGTACAACTTCTTCCTGAAGGACAACTCCCATGTCATTCAAG AGTATTTGACTGTCTTCTCTCAAATGATTGCCTTCCACGACCCTGAGCTCAGCAACCATCTGAATGAGATTGGCTTCATCCCTGAT CTCTACGCTATCCCCTGGTTCCTGACTATGTTTACAC ATGTGTTTCCACTGCACAAGATCTTCCACCTGTGGGACACGTTGCTGCTGGGTAACTCCTCGTTCCCATTCTGTATTGGTGTGGCCATACTGCAACAGCTGAGGGACCGACTTTTGGCAAACGGCTTCAATGAGTGCATCCTGCTCTTCTCTGACCTGCCAG AGCACACTCCTCATGCTCCTCATGCCTGTTACTACAAGAGCTGCATGCGGTACACCAGAGAAAGTCCTGATGCTGGCTGGACACCATAA